In Nymphaea colorata isolate Beijing-Zhang1983 chromosome 5, ASM883128v2, whole genome shotgun sequence, one genomic interval encodes:
- the LOC116254566 gene encoding caffeoylshikimate esterase-like, protein MADTTENVRYEEECIINRRGLKLFTCRWLPRNQEPRGLVFLCHGYAMECSISMKGTAIRLAEAGLAVYGIDYEGHGKSSGLQGLVSSFDQVVGDCCDFFATVAERKENKEKKRFLLGESMGGAVALLVHKRQPSFWDGAILVAPMCKIADDMKPNALLISISAKLCKIIPTWKIVPTKNIINVAIKEPKRREEVRSNRYCYKGRPRLKTGHELLKISLQIEKSLHEVSLPFLVVHGQEDQVTDPSVSKLLYESASSTDKTLRLYPGMWHALTSGEPPENIGLVFSDIINWLDQQIAQGNSRLDSDHHKTDYGDPDSSLLVPRLTLSLAGSLSLKGR, encoded by the exons ATG GCAGATACGACGGAGAACGTAAGATACGAAGAG GAATGCATCATCAACCGGCGAGGGCTGAAGCTCTTCACCTGCAGATGGCTGCCCAGAAACCAGGAGCCCAGAGGCCTCGTCTTTCTCTGCCATG GTTATGCTATGGAATGCAGCATCTCCATGAAAG GTACTGCAATAAGGTTAGCAGAAGCAGGGCTGGCGGTGTATGGAATAGACTATGAGGGCCATGGAAAATCATCAGGCTTGCAGGGATTGGTCTCTAGTTTTGATCAAGTTGTTGGTGATTGTTGTGATTTCTTCGCGACCGTCGCCG AGAGGAAGgagaacaaggagaagaagaggttCCTGTTGGGCGAGTCCATGGGTGGTGCAGTCGCCCTTCTTGTGCACAAGAGGCAGCCTTCGTTTTGGGATGGTGCAATTCTGGTTGCACCCATGTGCAAG ATAGCCGACGACATGAAGCCGAATGCTTTGTTAATCAGCATTTCCGCGAAGCTATGCAAGATCATCCCTACATGGAAGATTGTCCCCACTAAGAACATCATAAATGTAGCAATAAAAGAGccaaagagaagagaagag GTTCGTTCCAATCGATATTGTTACAAGGGAAGGCCTCGGTTAAAGACTGGGCATGAGCTCTTGAAGATTAGCTTGCAAATAGAGAAGAGTCTCCATGAG GTATCACTGCCCTTCTTGGTAGTACATGGTCAGGAGGACCAAGTAACTGACCCTTCAGTCAGCAAGCTCCTATATGAGTCTGCATCAAGCACAGACAAGACCCTAAGGCTTTATCCCGGGATGTGGCATGCACTGACCTCCGGCGAGCCACCGGAAAACATTGGGCTCGTCTTCTCCGACATAATCAACTGGTTGGACCAGCAAATCGCACAAGGAAACTCAAGGCTAGACAGTGATCACCACAAGACGGACTACGGTGACCCGGACTCGAGCCTACTGGTACCGAGGTTGACCTTGTCGCTTGCCGGCTCACTCAGTCTAAAAGGGAGATGA
- the LOC116254567 gene encoding caffeoylshikimate esterase-like isoform X2, which yields MAENTEQVQYEEEFIISRRGLKLFTCRWLPRNQEPKSLVFLCHGYALGCETSMNGIGIRLAEAGMAAYGIDYEGHGRSSGLRGYIPNFDEVVGDCWEFYTSIIERMENKNKMRFLLGESMGGAVALLLHKKQPSFWDGAVLVAPMCKIADEIKPSPLVISILSKLCRIIPTWKIIPTKDLMDVAIKVPSKREEVILPFLILHGEEDRVTDPKVSKLLYESASSTDKTFKLYSGMWHALISGETPENIELVFTDIVNWLDKQISQGNSRMESEIKAEQDDQIPAS from the exons ATG GCAGAAAATACAGAGCAGGTGCAGTACGAAGAG GAATTCATCATCAGTCGACGTGGATTGAAGCTCTTCACCTGCAGATGGTTGCCTAGAAACCAGGAACCAAAATCATTGGTCTTTCTTTGCCATG GGTACGCTTTGGGATGTGAAACTTCCATGAACG GTATTGGAATAAGACTAGCAGAAGCAGGAATGGCGGCTTATGGAATCGATTATGAAGGCCATGGAAGATCCTCAGGCCTAAGAGGATACATTCCCAACTTTGATGAAGTTGTTGGTGATTGCTGGGAATTTTACACTAGCATAATCG AGAGGATGGagaacaagaacaagatgaGGTTTCTGCTGGGGGAATCCATGGGTGGTGCAGTAGCGCTTCTGCTGCACAAGAAGCAGCCTTCTTTTTGGGATGGTGCAGTTTTGGTCGCACCCATGTGCAAG ATAGCCGATGAGATCAAGCCAAGTCCTCTGGTAATCAGTATTCTATCCAAATTGTGCAGGATCATCCCTACCTGGAAGATAATCCCCACCAAGGATCTCATGGACGTCGCTATAAAAGTACCAAGCAAAAGAGAGGAG GTGATACTTCCCTTCCTGATCTTACATGGTGAGGAAGACAGAGTGACCGATCCCAAGGTCAGCAAGCTCCTATACGAGTCTGCGTCAAGCACGGATAAAACTTTCAAGCTCTACTCCGGCATGTGGCACGCTCTGATCTCCGGCGAGACGCCGGAGAACATTGAACTCGTCTTCACGGACATCGTCAACTGGCTGGACAAGCAAATCTCTCAAGGAAACTCAAGGATGGAAAGCGAGATCAAGGCCGAGCAAGATGACCAGATCCCGGCAAGCTAG
- the LOC116254567 gene encoding caffeoylshikimate esterase-like isoform X1 gives MAENTEQVQYEEEFIISRRGLKLFTCRWLPRNQEPKSLVFLCHGYALGCETSMNGIGIRLAEAGMAAYGIDYEGHGRSSGLRGYIPNFDEVVGDCWEFYTSIIERMENKNKMRFLLGESMGGAVALLLHKKQPSFWDGAVLVAPMCKIADEIKPSPLVISILSKLCRIIPTWKIIPTKDLMDVAIKVPSKREEFLSDPYCYKGNTRLKTGYELLRVSTALEKSLHEVILPFLILHGEEDRVTDPKVSKLLYESASSTDKTFKLYSGMWHALISGETPENIELVFTDIVNWLDKQISQGNSRMESEIKAEQDDQIPAS, from the exons ATG GCAGAAAATACAGAGCAGGTGCAGTACGAAGAG GAATTCATCATCAGTCGACGTGGATTGAAGCTCTTCACCTGCAGATGGTTGCCTAGAAACCAGGAACCAAAATCATTGGTCTTTCTTTGCCATG GGTACGCTTTGGGATGTGAAACTTCCATGAACG GTATTGGAATAAGACTAGCAGAAGCAGGAATGGCGGCTTATGGAATCGATTATGAAGGCCATGGAAGATCCTCAGGCCTAAGAGGATACATTCCCAACTTTGATGAAGTTGTTGGTGATTGCTGGGAATTTTACACTAGCATAATCG AGAGGATGGagaacaagaacaagatgaGGTTTCTGCTGGGGGAATCCATGGGTGGTGCAGTAGCGCTTCTGCTGCACAAGAAGCAGCCTTCTTTTTGGGATGGTGCAGTTTTGGTCGCACCCATGTGCAAG ATAGCCGATGAGATCAAGCCAAGTCCTCTGGTAATCAGTATTCTATCCAAATTGTGCAGGATCATCCCTACCTGGAAGATAATCCCCACCAAGGATCTCATGGACGTCGCTATAAAAGTACCAAGCAAAAGAGAGGAG tttctttctgATCCTTATTGTTATAAGGGGAATACCCGTTTGAAGACTGGTTATGAACTGCTCAGGGTTAGTACGGCACTAGAGAAGAGCCTCCAtgag GTGATACTTCCCTTCCTGATCTTACATGGTGAGGAAGACAGAGTGACCGATCCCAAGGTCAGCAAGCTCCTATACGAGTCTGCGTCAAGCACGGATAAAACTTTCAAGCTCTACTCCGGCATGTGGCACGCTCTGATCTCCGGCGAGACGCCGGAGAACATTGAACTCGTCTTCACGGACATCGTCAACTGGCTGGACAAGCAAATCTCTCAAGGAAACTCAAGGATGGAAAGCGAGATCAAGGCCGAGCAAGATGACCAGATCCCGGCAAGCTAG
- the LOC116254545 gene encoding caffeoylshikimate esterase-like isoform X1, producing MSARLGEHAADVKYEGEFFINRRGLKLFTCKWRPRKHETKGLVFLLHGYAMECSISMKGTGIRLAREGMEVHGIDYEGHGKSSGLQGYISNFDDVVDDCSDFFTSITEKEENRNKLRYLLGEAMGGAVALLVHKRQPTYWDGAILVSPMLKVTDEMKPNAFVVGVLNKLSKIMPTLKIVPTKDIIDVGIKDPKKREEVRTNSCCYKGKPRLKTGCELLKVSMEMEKSLNEVSLPFLIVHGEEDHVTDPSVSKLLYESAPSSDKTLKLYPNMWHYLTSGESPENIELVFSDIISWLNKQIERRNSQVQIELGHENGSQMTASQSQGQGMPPQSPTAHWLVTN from the exons ATGAGCGCCCGGTTG ggagaacatgcagcagaTGTGAAATACGAAGGG GAGTTCTTCATCAACCGGCGAGGGTTGAAGCTCTTCACCTGCAAATGGCGACCCCGGAAACACGAGACGAAGGGATTGGTCTTTCTTCTCCACG GGTACGCCATGGAATGCAGCATCTCGATGAAAG GTACAGGCATAAGATTGGCACGAGAAGGGATGGAAGTGCATGGGATCGACTATGAAGGCCATGGGAAATCATCAGGACTCCAGGGATACATCTCCAACTTCGACGACGTTGTCGACGATTGTAGTGATTTCTTCACCAGCATCACCG AGAAGGAAGAGAACAGGAACAAGTTGAGGTATCTTCTAGGTGAAGCCATGGGTGGTGCAGTGGCCCTTCTTGTGCACAAAAGGCAGCCTACTTATTGGGATGGTGCAATTTTGGTCTCACCCATGCTCAAG GTAACTGATGAGATGAAGCCAAATGCTTTCGTTGTTGGGGTTTTAAATAAGTTAAGCAAAATTATGCCCACATTGAAGATTGTTCCAACTAAAGATATCATCGACGTTGGCATAAAAGATCCCAAAAAAAGGGAGGAG GTTAGGACGAATTCTTGTTGCTATAAGGGAAAGCCGCGTTTGAAGACCGGATGTGAACTCCTCAAAGTGAGCATGGAAATGGAGAAGAGTCTCAATGAG GTATCACTTCCCTTCTTGATAGTGCATGGTGAGGAAGACCATGTTACTGATCCTTCAGTCAGCAAGCTCCTATATGAGTCTGCACCAAGCTCAGACAAGACCCTAAAACTGTACCCAAACATGTGGCACTACTTGACTTCCGGTGAGTCGCCGGAGAACATCGAACTCGTCTTCTCAGACATAATCAGCTGGTTGAACAAGCAGATTGAGCGGCGAAATTCGCAGGTCCAGATCGAGCTCGGGCACGAAAATGGAAGCCAGATGACAGCATCTCAAAGTCAAG GACAAGGAATGCCTCCTCAATCACCAACTGCACATTGGCTGGTCACCAATTGA
- the LOC116254545 gene encoding caffeoylshikimate esterase-like isoform X2, with product MECSISMKGTGIRLAREGMEVHGIDYEGHGKSSGLQGYISNFDDVVDDCSDFFTSITEKEENRNKLRYLLGEAMGGAVALLVHKRQPTYWDGAILVSPMLKVTDEMKPNAFVVGVLNKLSKIMPTLKIVPTKDIIDVGIKDPKKREEVRTNSCCYKGKPRLKTGCELLKVSMEMEKSLNEVSLPFLIVHGEEDHVTDPSVSKLLYESAPSSDKTLKLYPNMWHYLTSGESPENIELVFSDIISWLNKQIERRNSQVQIELGHENGSQMTASQSQGQGMPPQSPTAHWLVTN from the exons ATGGAATGCAGCATCTCGATGAAAG GTACAGGCATAAGATTGGCACGAGAAGGGATGGAAGTGCATGGGATCGACTATGAAGGCCATGGGAAATCATCAGGACTCCAGGGATACATCTCCAACTTCGACGACGTTGTCGACGATTGTAGTGATTTCTTCACCAGCATCACCG AGAAGGAAGAGAACAGGAACAAGTTGAGGTATCTTCTAGGTGAAGCCATGGGTGGTGCAGTGGCCCTTCTTGTGCACAAAAGGCAGCCTACTTATTGGGATGGTGCAATTTTGGTCTCACCCATGCTCAAG GTAACTGATGAGATGAAGCCAAATGCTTTCGTTGTTGGGGTTTTAAATAAGTTAAGCAAAATTATGCCCACATTGAAGATTGTTCCAACTAAAGATATCATCGACGTTGGCATAAAAGATCCCAAAAAAAGGGAGGAG GTTAGGACGAATTCTTGTTGCTATAAGGGAAAGCCGCGTTTGAAGACCGGATGTGAACTCCTCAAAGTGAGCATGGAAATGGAGAAGAGTCTCAATGAG GTATCACTTCCCTTCTTGATAGTGCATGGTGAGGAAGACCATGTTACTGATCCTTCAGTCAGCAAGCTCCTATATGAGTCTGCACCAAGCTCAGACAAGACCCTAAAACTGTACCCAAACATGTGGCACTACTTGACTTCCGGTGAGTCGCCGGAGAACATCGAACTCGTCTTCTCAGACATAATCAGCTGGTTGAACAAGCAGATTGAGCGGCGAAATTCGCAGGTCCAGATCGAGCTCGGGCACGAAAATGGAAGCCAGATGACAGCATCTCAAAGTCAAG GACAAGGAATGCCTCCTCAATCACCAACTGCACATTGGCTGGTCACCAATTGA
- the LOC116254546 gene encoding 60S ribosomal protein L35-like, whose product MARIKVHELRTKTKTELLNQLKDLKAELALLRVAKVTGGAPNKLSKIKVVRLSIAQVLTVISQKQKAALREAYKKKKYIPLDLRPKKTRAIRRRLTKHQESLKTEREKKREKYFPLRKYAIKA is encoded by the exons ATGG CGAGAATCAAGGTTCACGAGCTCAGGACGAAGACTAAGACGGAGCTTCTGAACCAACTGAAGGATCTCAAGGCGGAGCTCGCTCTGCTCCGTGTCGCGAAGGTTACCGGCGGCGCCCCGAACAAGCTCTCCAAGAT AAAGGTCGTGAGGTTGTCGATCGCACAGGTGCTGACTGTCATCTCGCAGAAGCAGAAGGCCGCGCTCCGGGAGGCgtacaagaagaagaagtacATTCCACTCGATCTGAGGCCAAAGAAGACCCGTGCTATCAGACGACGCCTCACAAAGCATCAG GAATCTTTGAAGACAGAACgcgaaaagaaaagggaaaaatattttcCGTTGAGGAAATATGCCATCAAGGCTTAG
- the LOC116254544 gene encoding pentatricopeptide repeat-containing protein At4g19191, mitochondrial yields the protein MAKFLPSRRILPTRTLPRFSSRLFGQAIVHAHLKQIQRAHAHLLVNGLHEDDSLLADTIFHAKQGSYYDILYCRLIFDRIPSPTVSTWNCLIRLYADSYWDASYSFLLYREMRRRANQPDHLTFPFLLKGLGNGGTLSDAVCVHTHVLKSGFLSDLFVQTSLMSFYTKFCCMEYAHQIFDQMSERDTASWNVLIGGYSQKGCLGSVFSVFQGMRRLSYCSPDCITVMSLMQACVGEDNRQVGESIHCLVIKNGMEKDVSVKNTLIAMLGKCEDSESAELLFSEMDPLDRNTVSWNALISGCCCQEDSTGAVNIFNRMLQSDERPDLGTILSLVSALAEFDMLPAGGSIHCYVLKAGFDSNISAGNAIISMYSKCGDAQAAYQVFAEMRTRNRVTWTSIVSGFAQSGCSDEAKQLFKDMLMAGEKPDSVTIVAMLSACSISGDHEYGKWIHDYTIAGGLITNVIVCNALVDMYAKCGSMSDARQVFERMQEKNIISWTTMILGYAMNGEFKEALNIFSEMLKLGIRPNHVTFLAVLSACVHGGLLEKSLQIFHSMTATYHILPRLEHYACVADLLGRQGNIQQALDLIQSMPVRPDAGIWGALLGACRIHHEIEIGEFVAERLLELDPSAVSHVSMANIYAGEGKWEGAARLRMMMKSKKVKKTPGCSFVQANGSTHSFAVEDRSHPEHRMIYEVVDGLALQLKGIEVVEIEEAVNF from the coding sequence ATGGCGAAGTTTCTCCCTTCTCGTCGCATACTCCCTACCAGAACTCTCCCCCGATTCAGCTCAAGGCTGTTCGGTCAAGCCATTGTCCATGCCCACCTGAAGCAGATTCAGAGAGCCCATGCCCACCTCCTAGTGAATGGCCTCCATGAGGACGACAGCCTCTTAGCAGACACCATCTTCCACGCCAAACAAGGCTCTTACTATGACATTCTGTACTGCCGCCTAATCTTCGATCGGATCCCCAGCCCCACGGTTTCTACATGGAACTGTCTGATCAGGCTCTATGCAGATTCCTACTGGGACGCCTCGTATTCCTTCCTTCTGTACCGGGAAATGCGGCGTCGGGCAAACCAGCCTGACCATCTTACGTTTCCCTTCTTGCTCAAGGGCTTAGGCAATGGTGGGACGCTTTCAGACGCCGTTTGCGTCCACACCCATGTTCTGAAATCGGGATTTTTGTCGGATTTGTTTGTACAGACCTCGTTGATGAGTTTTTATACGAAATTTTGTTGTATGGAGTACGCACACCAAATATTCGATCAAATGAGTGAACGAGATACAGCGTCTTGGAACGTTCTGATTGGTGGGTATTCGCAGAAAGGCTGCTTAGGATCCGTCTTTTCGGTTTTCCAGGGGATGCGGCGTCTGTCTTATTGCTCACCGGATTGTATCACAGTTATGAGTTTGATGCAGGCCTGTGTGGGGGAAGACAATCGGCAAGTCGGGGAGTCCATTCATTGTTTGGTAATTAAGAATGGCATGGAGAAGGACGTTTCAGTCAAGAACACGCTGATTGCCATGCTTGGCAAGTGCGAAGATAGCGAATCGGCCGAGTTATTATTTAGTGAAATGGACCCGCTTGATCGGAACACGGTGTCTTGGAACGCCTTGATTTCAGGTTGCTGTTGTCAAGAGGATTCTACCGGAGCAGTAAATATTTTCAATCGGATGCTGCAGTCGGATGAAAGACCTGATCTGGGGACTATTTTGAGCTTGGTCTCAGCATTGGCTGAATTTGATATGCTGCCGGCTGGAGGAAGCATTCATTGTTATGTTCTCAAGGCTGGTTTCGATTCAAACATCTCCGCGGGGAATGCAATTATTTCAATGTATTCAAAATGTGGGGATGCGCAGGCTGCATATCAAGTTTTTGCTGAGATGAGAACGAGAAACCGCGTCACCTGGACTTCCATTGTTTCTGGGTTTGCTCAAAGTGGTTGCTCAGATGAAGCTAAACAGTTATTCAAGGACATGTTAATGGCTGGTGAGAAACCTGATTCCGTGACTATAGTCGCCATGCTCTCTGCTTGTAGCATCTCGGGGGATCATGAATATGGAAAATGGATACATGACTACACAATTGCAGGAGGGCTCATTACTAATGTCATTGTCTGCAACGCGTTGGTGGACATGTATGCTAAATGCGGCAGCATGAGTGATGCTCGCCAAGTTTTTGAAAGAATGCAGGAGAAGAACATTATCTCTTGGACAACTATGATACTGGGTTACGCCATGAATGGAGAGTTCAAAGAGGCACTCAATATTTTTTCTGAGATGCTGAAGTTGGGCATAAGACCTAATCATGTTACTTTTCTTGCTGTTCTCTCAGCATGCGTTCATGGTGGTCTATTGGAGAAGAGCCTACAGATTTTTCACTCCATGACTGCTACGTATCATATACTTCCCAGGTTAGAGCACTATGCTTGTGTCGCTGACCTTCTAGGTCGCCAAGGGAACATCCAACAAGCACTGGATTTAATACAAAGTATGCCCGTTAGACCTGATGCTGGTATATGGGGTGCCTTGCTGGGAGCTTGCAGAATTCACCACGAAATCGAGATAGGAGAGTTTGTTGCAGAGAGACTTCTGGAGCTAGACCCAAGTGCTGTTTCCCATGTTTCCATGGCCAATATATATGCAGGAGAAGGGAAATGGGAAGGTGCTGCAAGATTAAGAATGATGATGAAGTCgaagaaagtaaagaaaacacCTGGTTGCAGTTTTGTTCAAGCAAATGGCAGTACTCATTCATTTGCTGTTGAAGATAGGTCACATCCTGAACATCGGATGATTTATGAAGTTGTTGATGGGTTGGCATTACAGCTGAAGGGCATTGAAGTCGTGGAAATTGAAGAAGCGGTAAATTTTTGA